In a single window of the Streptomyces sp. HUAS ZL42 genome:
- a CDS encoding IS630 family transposase → MTAAALGAYIVFEDEAGFSMTPPRARTWGRRGHTPVVRVRGRSWRRWSIAAMCCYKQGETSRLIYRPRRHRKHKGKGRDSFSWRDYRDLAVRAHLQLKAPIVLVWDNLNTHLAAGMRQYADEHDWLTIVQLPSYAPDLNPAEGVWSLLRRGPLANTAFTDDDHLERTLRRGLRHIQLRHDLIDGCLAGTGLSLTHHPTTIRGNQ, encoded by the coding sequence ATGACCGCGGCGGCGCTGGGGGCCTACATCGTCTTCGAGGACGAGGCGGGGTTTTCCATGACACCGCCGCGGGCCCGCACCTGGGGCCGACGTGGGCACACGCCGGTGGTCCGGGTGCGCGGCCGCTCCTGGCGCCGCTGGTCGATCGCCGCCATGTGCTGCTACAAGCAAGGAGAAACCTCCCGGCTGATCTACCGGCCGCGCCGCCACCGCAAGCACAAGGGCAAAGGGCGCGACAGCTTCTCCTGGCGCGACTACCGCGACCTGGCGGTGCGCGCGCACCTCCAGCTCAAGGCCCCGATCGTGCTCGTCTGGGACAATCTCAATACCCATCTCGCCGCCGGCATGCGCCAGTACGCGGACGAACACGACTGGCTCACCATCGTCCAACTTCCCTCTTATGCACCGGACTTGAATCCGGCGGAAGGCGTCTGGTCGCTGTTACGGCGCGGCCCGCTGGCCAACACCGCATTCACCGACGACGACCACCTCGAACGCACCCTCCGCCGCGGACTTCGCCATATCCAGTTACGGCACGACCTCATCGACGGCTGCCTTGCCGGCACCGGACTCAGCCTCACCCACCACCCGACAACAATCCGAGGAAATCAGTAG
- a CDS encoding winged helix-turn-helix domain-containing protein — protein sequence MRYAQGGGLTAERRKFRERIRYQAGERFARSERTAVIARDLRVSERSVERWRRAWQEGGMDALASTGPAKLPKVSDLQFAVLEEELALGPAEHGWEDQRWTLARVRALIAWKFGIDCSSAAVWRLLHRHGWSWQCPARRALERDEHAVELWKKDVWPQVE from the coding sequence ATGCGGTACGCGCAGGGCGGTGGGCTGACCGCCGAGCGGCGGAAGTTTCGTGAGCGGATCCGGTACCAGGCCGGTGAGCGGTTCGCACGCAGTGAGAGAACCGCGGTGATCGCGAGGGATCTGCGGGTGAGTGAGCGGTCGGTGGAGCGCTGGCGTCGTGCCTGGCAGGAGGGCGGGATGGACGCCCTCGCCTCCACGGGACCGGCCAAACTTCCCAAGGTGTCCGACTTACAGTTCGCCGTGCTGGAGGAGGAGTTGGCCCTCGGGCCGGCCGAGCACGGCTGGGAGGACCAGCGGTGGACCCTGGCACGGGTCAGAGCGCTGATCGCCTGGAAGTTCGGCATCGACTGCTCCTCGGCAGCCGTCTGGCGGCTGCTGCACCGGCACGGCTGGTCCTGGCAGTGCCCGGCCCGCCGCGCGCTGGAACGCGACGAGCATGCGGTCGAGCTGTGGAAGAAGGACGTGTGGCCGCAGGTGGAATGA